One part of the Sciurus carolinensis chromosome 4, mSciCar1.2, whole genome shotgun sequence genome encodes these proteins:
- the LOC124982616 gene encoding olfactory receptor 6C76-like, translated as MKNQTSATEFILLGLTDDSMLNIFIFLFLFFTYILSITGNLTIITLTLIDLHLKTPMYFFLRNFSFLEISFTTVSIPRYLVSIITGDKTISYNSCMAQVFFFILLGATEFFLLTAMSYDRYVAICKPLHYTTIMSTRICSLLVIGSWLTGFLIIFPPVIMGLQLDFCDSNIVDHFTCDSSPLLLISCTDTYFLELLGFFLAVLTLFATLTLVILSYVFIIRTILRIPSAEQRKKAFSTCSSHMIVVSISYGSCIFMYVKTSAKEGEALTKGIAVLNTSVAPMLNPFIYSLRNQQVKQSFKNLVKRCLSSKV; from the coding sequence atgaaaaatcaaacatCTGCAACTGAGTTCATTCTGCTGGGATTAACAGATGactcaatgttaaatattttcattttcctttttctatttttcacctACATACTGAGCATTACTGGAAACTTAACAATTATCACCCTCACTCTGATAGACTTGCACCTAAAAAcacccatgtatttcttccttagGAATTTCTCTTTCCTAGAAATCTCATTCACAACAGTGTCTATTCCTAGATACCTGGTCAGCATCATAACAGGGGATAAGACCATTTCCTATAATTCTTGCATGGCCCAGGTATTTTTCTTCATACTGCTGGGTGCAacagaatttttccttttgactgccatgtcctatgaccgctatgtggccatctgtaagccaCTGCACTACACAACAATCATGAGCACCAGGATCTGTTCTCTGCTTGTCATTGGTTCTTGGCTGACTGGCTTTCTCATCATCTTTCCACCTGTGATCATGGGACTTCAACTGGATTTCTGTGACTCCAACATCGTTGACCACTTCACCTGCGACTCCTCTCCTTTGCTCCTGATCTCCTGCACAGACACATACTTCCTGGAGCTCTTAGGATTTTTTCTGGCAGTGTTAACTCTCTTTGCAACCTTAACCTTAGTGATTCTTTCCTATGTGTTCATCATTAGGACAATTCTGAGAATCCCCTCTGCTGAGCAAAGGAAAAAGGCCTTTTCCACCTGCTCCTCACACATGATTGTTGTCTCCATTTCTTATGGAAGCTGCATTTTCATGTATGTCAAAACTTCAGCAAAAGAAGGAGAAGCATTGACCAAGGGTATAGCAGTGCTCAATACCTCTGTGGCCCCAATGCTAAATCCTTTTATTTACTCCTTAAGGAACCAGCAGGTAAAACAATCTTTTAAGAACTTGGTCAAGAGATGCTTGTCAAGTAAAGTTTAA